In Physeter macrocephalus isolate SW-GA chromosome 9, ASM283717v5, whole genome shotgun sequence, the DNA window ttctttccttttattgaGGGTCTGATTATCAGGTGAGTTCAAGAAGCTTGGCAGAGCTCGGTGAGAGAGGGAAGTTGGACTGATGATGACAGGAGGGGGTGACTTCTCTGCAAGGATTCCTGCTGTACCACTACCACCCCCCTTTCAAGCTGGGAACAACTTGTCCTCAGGGAGGGCTGCACACAGAGTCTATGTTCACAACTGTTCTAGCTGGCtactggggagggggcagggcagacaGAAATACAACCCACATTTCCAAGGCTGCTTCTCCCTTCCCAGGCCCTGGATGTCTCCTTAAGGTTGTGCTGCATCCTCAGGAGCCCTCCTGGGATGTAGATCTCCATTAGAACTGGTGCCTGGACCTAGGGCATGCGCTTTGCCCTTCGCTTAGGTTTTGTCATGCAGAAAGCGGAGGTCTCCCAGCTCCTACCTTCTCCCCAATCAAAGGTGAGGCTGAGCAGAGGAATGAGTGCAATTCCTAGACAGGTCACATGGTGGCACGGTGTCTGTACTGCTTCCCTCTTCCCCACCGCTCCCCCGCCCGTCCCGCTACCCCAGAGAGAGACATTTCTTAGCTGAGAGAATACTGGGGATTCCAGAAGATGCCTGGTGAATATGGGAACTGGCAAGTCTAGTGGGTGAGGAGGGAAAAACGGAAGGAATTAGTGGCATGGAGAATAAGAAGAGGGGGTTGGGAGGACTGGGGTGTACAGAGGACAGGGCCATGGAACATAaagcaaggagaagaaaaggaaaagaacattctTTTGAGCACCTGCTTTGTATCAGGTACAGTATATATCATTAGCCCATCTAGTTTTGAGACTAGAACGGGGGGAGTGAGGAGGAGAATGTGGAAGAAAGGTGGATGCCACTGGGGAGGAAGGACAGTTCCTCCTGGAAAGGAGAGTCCTCAGCTGTGACAATGTCTCTTAATATAGCCTGACAGGTGCTTGTGGCTGGCGGGTGGCAGGCGGCCCTGAGGGGCAGGCCCAGAATTAGCAGCTACATCATGCCCGTGGGATGTGCTGGGAGGAGCCGCCCTCTCAGAGGCTTTATTTGGACCTTTCCTGACACCCTGTGCATGGCCACCAGCTACCCCAGGAGGGGGCAAGGTGCCAGCAGCAGTTCCCCTTCCACCCTTGCTTGGATCCCTGCCACTTCCTCAGGGAGTCGAAACTCTACCTCTGTTCTGCTGGACTGAAGtgggcaggaagggggcagggaaggggacaACCACCTCTAGCTCAGAGCTCCAGTGGTTAATTTCCCAGCTGCTTAAGGGCCAAACTTTTATGCTGATGACTGTAAATGCTCTGTCCTCAGAGAGCCACACACTCCCTTTCCTAACTTTCCCCATCAGCCAATGAAGAAGCAGGGACTTCAGGCAGGACTAATAAGgctgggagggaaagaagggtgGGGAAGGCCTCTGGCTCTAGCTTTTCTAAGGCCTTAACttgaggagggagaggggcagagagaggcagggagagctgTGGTGAGCTGAGGCTGGGTAGTGGGTggtctcttctttcctctggaTGTCAGTGCTGGGAACACttgcctccctcacccccttctcAGTCTCCAGTTCCCTGCTTTGAGAACTGGGTCACCCAGGACCCCAGGCAAGGACAGGTGTCCAGTATCAGGCTGGAGCACTGCCCTCTTACCTTCCTCCCCATACTGGTCATACAGGCCCCGTTTCTTAGGGTCACTCAGCACGTCATAGGCCTCTGCAATCTCCTTAAACTTCTCCTCAGCGTTGGGTTCTTTGTTCTTATCTGGGTGGTACTTCAAGGCCATCTTCCGATAGGCTTTCTTGATCTCATCCTCATTGGCTCCCGAGGGGATCCCAAGAATCTTGTAGTAATCCTTTCCCATCACAGCCACTGGACCGGCACTGGTGTCCTTGTTTCTGAAAGAAACCAGGGCCGATCCTTGATGCCTCTATTCCCTTCTACCCAGGTCCTGTTCCTGATGATCCTGCAATCCCTAAATGACTCACTGTGTAACTTTCAGCAGGTCATGCCTGTTCTGTgggcctctgtctccccatcagtaaaatgaaagggttggactagatgatctcttccagctctgacattctaGGATTCTGTGATTCTTTCCTTAGCTCCTGGATTTTCCCAACAGGAAGCTGGGGGCTGTGGCCCACTTTTGGGGGCTATTCTAAGGCCCAGGTCCTTGGGCCAGACTGATGACTCCCACAAGCGCTGCTGAGTGAGGTGGCACCATGGACTGACAGACCCACGCACAGAAGCTGGTGAAGATCAGCGTACTGGGTGAGGTCACCTGAGCATCGTGGTCTCCTATGCCATGCCTCAGGCATAGTGCCCAGGCTAAGGGCAGCTGGGGCAGTGGCCCAGGGCTGGAAACAGGCCTGGGTCTTCAGCCAGCTGCCTTGGCCAGCCAGGCTGAGTCAGGGTGTGTGTACCTGAATTCCTCTCGGCCACTGGAGaccccaggcctccctgcccccactccccagACTATGCTAAGCCTCACGTGTGATTCAGATTAGAGGATGACTCACAGCCTTTGGATACTGCTGTTTCTAACTCTCTCATTAGCAGGGCGGGGTGACACCGTCCTTCCCCCAACCAGGGCAACAGTTCCCTTTAGTCATTTCCCAGTGTCTACACACAAAACTGTGTGTGAAGACATGTCTGTGCCACCTAAGCATCAGTGTTAGTGAACAAAAGCATCCTGGAGGTAGGGCTTTTAAACCTTAGTTGTTAGGAGACAATTGGGCACTAACCACCAGTTCCTTAGTACCTTCTCTACCAGTCCCTCCCTCTCACCTGCCTCATGGTTTAGGATCTGGCCCAGTGCCAGGCCCACACTCCTCTGATAGTCCCTGACGTGCTGGGTGCAGgggcatttgttatttatatgaGGGAGAAACACAGGACTCTCATTCTTTCACTCTAATCTCCCTCCATCAATGTCTCTGTGGTGGATAGAGGGAAAGGTACTTTCCTGTAGCTAGAGCTAGTTGGGGGAATGGCCAGAAGCCATTCTCTAACCCATCTGAGACTTGGCCAACCCCTGCCAAAGCCCAGAGAACCGGAGTCTTTCTAGCAATGTCCTGGGCTGGCAGCCACAGCTAAGGCCTGCTTTTCTGCCTCTGACTGCTTCAGAGAGATTACAGGGTGTCCTGGCAGGAGTGAGGGCTGTAATGGGTTAGGGGAGGCCTCAAGGCCCCAGGTAGACAGGGACAACAGCCCTAACTCCTGCCCCCACAGGGCCTGTTACAGGTGGCTGGGTTGACTCATGGTTCTGGGAGTCACCTCACTCTGACGAAGAGAAGGCTCCATTAGGGCGGGCACTCCCCCTTTTCCCCTACCAGCATGTCATGCCTGGTGGGGGAGCCTGTGGCTGGggaggcagagaagaaagggCATCTGGGGGAGGGCAGCCATTTTCGGAAGCAGCAGTAAAAGCTGTCTGAGAGGGTGTTGGGGGTGGTCTGCCGCCATCTCTGCCTCAACCCACACCTTCTTTCCCCTGAAACTGGGAAGGAACACTAGCACACCAAGAGGGTGCCCCCAGAAAACCGTAGCAGCTTTTAGGCTGAGGGCAAGTGGAAC includes these proteins:
- the LOC129392433 gene encoding dnaJ homolog subfamily B member 5-like, which codes for MGKDYYKILGIPSGANEDEIKKAYRKMALKYHPDKNKEPNAEEKFKEIAEAYDVLSDPKKRGLYDQYGEEGLKSGGGSSGGSSGSFHYTFHGDPHATFAGLG